A genomic segment from Saimiri boliviensis isolate mSaiBol1 chromosome 14, mSaiBol1.pri, whole genome shotgun sequence encodes:
- the ZNF581 gene encoding zinc finger protein 581, which translates to MLVLPSRCPQPLAFSSVETMEGPPRRTCRSPEPGPSSSIGAPQTSSAPKPNHYLLIDTQGVPYTVLVDEESKREPGASGAPGQKKCYSCPVCSRVFEYMSYLQRHSITHSEVKPFKCDTCGKAFKRASHLARHISIHRAGGGRPHGCPLCPRRFRDAGELAQHSRVHSGERPFQCPHCPRRFMEQNTLQKHTRWKHP; encoded by the coding sequence ATGCTGGTGCTGCCATCCCGCTGCCCTCAGCCCCTGGCGTTTTCCTCCGTTGAGACCATGGAGGGCCCTCCCCGTCGGACATGCCGCTCCCCGGAACCTGGACCGTCCTCCTCCATCGGAGCTCCCCAGACTTCATCCGCTCCAAAGCCCAACCACTACCTGCTCATTGATACTCAGGGTGTCCCCTACACTGTGCTGGTGGACGAGGAGTCGAAGAGGGAGCCGGGGGCCAGCGGGGCTCCAGGCCAGAAAAAGTGCTACAGCTGCCCAGTGTGCTCCAGGGTCTTCGAGTACATGTCGTACCTTCAGCGACACAGCATCACCCACTCGGAGGTGAAGCCCTTCAAGTGCGACACCTGTGGGAAGGCTTTCAAGCGGGCCAGCCACTTGGCACGGCACATCTCCATTCACCGGGCGGGTGGTGGGCGGCCCCACGGCTGCCCGCTCTGCCCTCGCCGCTTCCGGGATGCGGGGGAGCTGGCCCAGCACAGCCGGGTGCACTCCGGGGAACGCCCGTTCCAGTGTCCACACTGCCCTCGCCGCTTTATGGAGCAGAACACCCTGCAGAAACACACGCGGTGGAAGCATCCGTGA